Proteins encoded within one genomic window of Raineyella fluvialis:
- a CDS encoding DUF4282 domain-containing protein: MMTQAPNQPGPYDPRSGDRRYRPSRSQPSAQDANTAGAEESTHVWAEGIGLGGENREGIPSSRPTGHASAPDTSGSSDQPYAPAGPYAPADPYAPADPYAPPARYAQSGPYAQPSPHPQPSPHSGSSAPQAHGGYGAPWERGQSYPGERQGEAHQGQPYQGQGYQGQGYQAEPYGGAAFGQPGSGDAYGRSYPQSYGQPGQPVGADPLTDTSGHPSSPVPGLRPVPPAAPRSPGEGIIAALRDLTFAEPAAPLVAKPLYVLLVVAGVLYWLGAIIDGFSIGGAAGLSALIWGAVVLAAWILAVRVGIEVALAMVRLGDDTRAIREQVGTTRDRAEGTENDESADADAGRTDAGRSDNDRPTTSA; the protein is encoded by the coding sequence ATGATGACCCAGGCCCCGAACCAGCCCGGACCGTACGACCCGCGCAGCGGCGACCGCCGCTACCGCCCCTCCCGGTCCCAGCCCTCCGCCCAGGACGCCAACACCGCGGGGGCCGAGGAGTCGACGCATGTCTGGGCCGAGGGCATCGGCCTCGGCGGAGAGAACCGGGAGGGCATCCCCTCCAGCCGGCCCACCGGGCACGCGTCCGCGCCGGACACCTCCGGGTCATCCGACCAGCCGTACGCCCCGGCCGGCCCCTACGCCCCGGCAGACCCCTACGCCCCGGCAGACCCCTACGCCCCACCCGCCCGGTATGCGCAGTCCGGCCCGTACGCGCAGCCTTCTCCGCACCCCCAGCCCTCGCCGCATTCAGGTTCCTCGGCACCCCAGGCTCACGGCGGCTACGGCGCACCGTGGGAACGGGGCCAGTCCTACCCGGGCGAGCGTCAGGGTGAGGCCCACCAGGGGCAGCCGTACCAGGGACAGGGTTACCAGGGACAGGGTTACCAAGCAGAGCCGTACGGTGGGGCCGCCTTCGGCCAGCCCGGATCGGGCGACGCCTACGGCCGGTCGTACCCCCAGTCGTACGGCCAACCGGGTCAGCCGGTGGGCGCGGACCCCCTCACCGACACCTCCGGGCACCCCTCCTCCCCCGTGCCCGGCCTCCGCCCGGTGCCGCCGGCCGCGCCGAGGTCCCCGGGCGAGGGGATCATCGCGGCTCTGCGCGACCTGACCTTCGCCGAGCCCGCCGCGCCCTTGGTGGCCAAGCCCCTGTATGTCCTCCTCGTCGTCGCCGGCGTCCTCTACTGGCTGGGGGCCATCATCGACGGCTTCTCCATCGGTGGCGCCGCGGGCCTGTCCGCGCTGATCTGGGGCGCCGTGGTGCTGGCTGCCTGGATCCTCGCGGTCCGGGTCGGGATCGAGGTCGCCCTCGCCATGGTCCGGCTGGGCGACGACACCCGGGCGATCCGCGAGCAGGTCGGGACGACGCGCGACCGTGCGGAAGGCACCGAGAACGACGAGTCGGCCGACGCGGACGCAGGGCGAACCGACGCAGGCCGGTCCGATAACGACAGGCCGACCACCTCGGCCTGA
- a CDS encoding cobyric acid synthase: MAGLLVAGTSSDAGKSLLVTGLCRAVARRGIRVAPYKAQNMSNNSMVVADPDGHAGEIGRAQWLQARAARVTPTVDMNPVLLKPSSDRRSHVVLRGLPYGTLEAGEYAHGRGPLIEASRAAYEALDEAYDLVVCEGAGSPAEINLRAGDYVNMGLARHFGLPVALVGDIDRGGMLAAVFGTWGLLEEADRTLLAGYLVNKFRGDVEVLRPGLETLTQRTGLPCLGVVPWLDGVWLDSEDTLRVGTPAPTVRDAGPRLSIAVVRLPRVSNATDIDALAAEPGVDLTVTTRPDLLAAADLVLVPGSRSTLGDLSWLRATGIADVLADRAAADRPILGICGGYQALGRTIADPDGVEASGAPGTTALIEGLGLLPVHTLFHAEKSLGRPTGTWRGHAVTGYEIHHGVADVDDDAERFLDGARAGAVFGTMWHGTMEDDAFREAFLTEVAALSGAAWRPDPAAPGFDARREAMIDTLADAVEEHTPALLDLALSRVG; this comes from the coding sequence ATGGCGGGGCTGCTCGTCGCCGGGACCTCGTCGGACGCGGGGAAGTCGCTGCTGGTCACCGGGTTGTGCCGTGCCGTCGCCCGCCGGGGCATCCGGGTTGCGCCGTACAAGGCGCAGAACATGTCGAACAATTCGATGGTCGTCGCCGACCCCGACGGCCACGCCGGCGAGATCGGCCGGGCCCAGTGGCTGCAGGCCCGCGCCGCCCGCGTCACCCCGACAGTCGACATGAATCCGGTGCTGCTCAAGCCCTCGAGTGACCGCCGCTCCCACGTGGTGCTGCGGGGGCTGCCGTACGGCACCCTCGAGGCCGGCGAGTACGCCCACGGCCGCGGTCCGCTGATCGAGGCCTCCCGGGCGGCGTACGAGGCCCTGGACGAGGCGTACGACCTCGTGGTCTGCGAGGGCGCCGGATCACCGGCCGAGATCAACCTGCGCGCCGGCGACTACGTCAACATGGGCCTGGCCCGCCACTTCGGACTGCCGGTCGCCCTAGTCGGGGACATCGACCGGGGCGGCATGCTGGCGGCGGTGTTCGGCACCTGGGGCCTGCTCGAGGAGGCCGACCGTACGCTGCTGGCCGGCTACCTGGTGAACAAGTTCCGCGGCGACGTCGAGGTGCTGCGCCCCGGCCTGGAGACGCTGACGCAGCGCACCGGTCTGCCGTGTCTCGGGGTCGTTCCCTGGTTGGACGGGGTCTGGCTGGACAGCGAGGACACCCTGCGGGTGGGCACGCCCGCCCCGACCGTACGCGATGCGGGCCCGCGGCTGTCGATCGCCGTCGTCCGGCTGCCGCGCGTCTCCAACGCCACCGACATCGACGCCCTGGCGGCTGAACCGGGTGTCGACCTGACGGTGACCACGCGCCCGGACCTGCTCGCCGCGGCCGACCTGGTCCTGGTTCCGGGCAGCCGGTCCACCCTCGGCGACCTGTCCTGGCTGCGCGCCACCGGCATCGCCGACGTGCTGGCGGACCGCGCCGCCGCGGACCGGCCGATCCTGGGGATCTGCGGGGGCTACCAGGCACTGGGGCGCACCATCGCCGACCCCGACGGGGTGGAGGCGAGCGGCGCTCCCGGCACTACGGCTCTCATCGAGGGTCTGGGGCTGCTGCCGGTGCACACGCTGTTCCACGCCGAGAAGTCCCTCGGACGCCCCACTGGGACCTGGCGGGGGCACGCCGTCACGGGCTACGAGATCCACCACGGCGTGGCCGACGTCGACGATGACGCCGAGCGGTTCCTCGACGGGGCGCGCGCCGGGGCGGTGTTCGGCACCATGTGGCACGGGACCATGGAGGACGACGCGTTCCGCGAGGCCTTCCTCACCGAGGTGGCCGCCCTCTCCGGCGCTGCCTGGCGCCCGGACCCCGCCGCCCCCGGCTTCGACGCCCGGCGCGAGGCGATGATCGACACCCTGGCGGACGCTGTCGAGGAGCACACGCCGGCCCTGCTGGACCTGGCCCTGAGCCGCGTCGGCTGA
- a CDS encoding alpha/beta hydrolase: MSSITTAAWSRPEEERTGTTLVVALHGRGSDESSMLGLAELLPPSATLVAPRGPIPVGGGWTWFENRGIGRPLESSIKETTAALLDWLGTVEEQHSRVVLLGFSGGTAMAGGLLFSAADRFAGAVLLSGTLPWDAGLEATEDLLSGMPVFWGNDPADPVIPADLMGRSHRWLAEESGAALAAHAYPGMGHGISMDEARDIQAFLEQVTAED, translated from the coding sequence ATGTCCAGCATCACCACCGCCGCCTGGTCCCGCCCGGAGGAGGAGCGCACCGGCACGACCCTCGTCGTCGCGCTGCACGGTCGGGGCAGTGACGAGTCGTCGATGCTCGGCCTCGCCGAGCTGCTGCCGCCGTCGGCGACCCTGGTCGCCCCGCGGGGTCCGATCCCGGTGGGCGGCGGCTGGACCTGGTTCGAGAACCGCGGCATCGGCCGCCCCCTGGAATCCTCGATCAAGGAGACCACCGCAGCTCTGCTGGACTGGCTCGGCACCGTCGAGGAACAGCACAGCCGCGTCGTACTCCTCGGCTTCTCGGGCGGCACCGCGATGGCCGGCGGACTGTTGTTCAGCGCCGCCGACCGCTTCGCCGGGGCGGTCCTGCTCTCCGGCACTCTGCCGTGGGACGCGGGGCTCGAGGCGACCGAGGACCTGCTGTCCGGGATGCCGGTCTTCTGGGGCAACGACCCCGCGGATCCGGTCATCCCGGCCGACCTGATGGGCCGCAGCCACCGCTGGCTCGCCGAGGAATCCGGTGCCGCGCTCGCGGCGCACGCCTACCCGGGCATGGGCCACGGGATCAGCATGGACGAGGCCCGCGACATCCAGGCCTTCCTCGAGCAGGTGACCGCCGAGGACTGA
- a CDS encoding OST-HTH/LOTUS domain-containing protein → MVRLQQYELLLKDLVARQHVEGPAEALLDIAEGRSQAVAQKTLGQIVGVFTDTVFHDPDEDIARFNDRVGEDEPAWIGIGFNLGLPDDHEQAVRDELTALVALRNDLVHGFVAQYDLWAEDGCNAAAEYLDAAYGTIDRHFRELRQWHTSMMESVGLLRALLAQPEIREHFWPDSLPDGAGVVREASTIADLLRQAEAELAEDGWTRLDQAIDLIRSRQSDHTPRRYGCSTWRQVLHELRPLFAVRREAGDASTPGRTWYRSQGSVPQG, encoded by the coding sequence ATGGTCCGCCTGCAGCAATACGAACTGCTGCTCAAGGACCTCGTTGCGCGTCAACACGTGGAAGGTCCCGCGGAGGCACTCCTGGACATTGCCGAGGGCCGCTCCCAGGCCGTCGCCCAGAAGACACTGGGACAGATCGTTGGTGTGTTCACCGACACGGTCTTCCATGACCCTGACGAAGATATTGCTCGTTTCAACGATCGGGTGGGGGAGGATGAGCCCGCATGGATCGGGATCGGTTTCAACCTGGGGCTGCCCGACGACCACGAGCAGGCGGTGCGCGATGAGTTGACTGCTCTGGTGGCACTGCGCAATGACCTCGTCCACGGCTTCGTGGCGCAGTATGACCTCTGGGCCGAGGACGGCTGCAACGCTGCCGCTGAGTATCTGGATGCCGCGTACGGCACGATCGACCGGCATTTCCGGGAGCTCCGTCAGTGGCACACCAGCATGATGGAGTCGGTGGGGTTGTTGCGGGCTCTTCTGGCTCAGCCGGAGATCAGGGAGCATTTCTGGCCTGACAGCCTCCCTGACGGTGCCGGCGTCGTCAGGGAAGCCTCGACCATCGCAGACCTTCTTCGCCAAGCCGAGGCAGAACTCGCCGAGGACGGGTGGACCCGGCTCGACCAGGCAATAGATCTCATCCGATCCCGGCAGTCCGACCACACGCCGCGCCGCTACGGCTGTTCCACTTGGCGTCAGGTGCTCCACGAACTGCGTCCCCTTTTCGCCGTGCGGCGGGAGGCGGGAGATGCTTCGACCCCCGGCCGGACCTGGTATCGCTCCCAGGGGTCGGTTCCCCAGGGGTGA
- a CDS encoding dihydrolipoamide acetyltransferase family protein, with amino-acid sequence MKRFPLPDPGEGLTEAEIVTWLVAVGDEVKVNDPIVEIETSKSLVELPSPWAGRVVELLSQPGEVVEVGTEIIVIDDGEADSDEGSGPSAGAGAGAGAAEPAAPETSAAEGATPEALAPAPATDAAGAEAPAAASSYLVGYGPEAAATARRPRKPGAAMAKPPVRKYARDRGVRLREVPGTGPGGTVTYADVDAWLAGAGRPVDQGTRTEPPVPPVAEVSGSEHEEYLAGPPKLSYGRVPVRGIRKATAAAVTKSLFTAPHVTEWLTCDVTATMDLVERLKDAREFRDVRVSPMLMVAKAACLALRTNPELNARWDEAAQEIVYYGDVNLGVAAATPRGLLVPNIKGADQMGLLELARHFGELTRTARDGRTTPAELRGGTFTITNVGVFGVDAGTPILNNGESGILCLGAISRRPWVVGHGSEERIEPRWVTTLAVSFDHRLVDGEGGSKFLADVARLLADPALALLF; translated from the coding sequence ATGAAGCGTTTCCCACTCCCGGATCCGGGTGAGGGTCTCACCGAGGCCGAAATCGTCACCTGGCTGGTCGCCGTCGGCGACGAGGTGAAGGTCAACGACCCGATCGTGGAGATCGAGACGAGCAAGTCGCTGGTCGAACTCCCCAGCCCCTGGGCCGGCCGGGTCGTCGAACTGCTCTCCCAGCCGGGTGAGGTCGTCGAGGTCGGCACCGAGATCATCGTGATCGATGACGGCGAGGCGGACTCGGACGAAGGGTCCGGGCCCAGCGCGGGCGCGGGTGCGGGCGCGGGTGCGGCCGAGCCGGCGGCACCCGAGACGTCCGCTGCGGAGGGGGCCACCCCGGAGGCGCTTGCTCCGGCCCCCGCCACCGATGCTGCCGGCGCCGAGGCCCCCGCAGCCGCGTCGTCCTATCTGGTCGGCTACGGGCCTGAGGCCGCCGCGACCGCTCGTCGCCCGCGCAAGCCGGGCGCCGCGATGGCCAAGCCCCCGGTCCGCAAGTACGCGCGGGACCGCGGCGTACGCCTCCGTGAGGTCCCCGGCACGGGCCCTGGTGGGACCGTCACGTACGCCGACGTGGACGCCTGGCTGGCCGGTGCCGGTCGGCCCGTCGACCAGGGCACCCGGACGGAGCCGCCGGTCCCGCCGGTCGCCGAGGTCAGCGGGTCGGAGCACGAGGAGTACCTCGCCGGGCCCCCCAAGCTGTCGTACGGGCGGGTGCCGGTGCGCGGGATCCGCAAGGCGACCGCCGCGGCCGTGACGAAGTCCCTGTTCACGGCACCGCACGTCACCGAGTGGCTGACCTGTGACGTGACGGCGACGATGGATCTGGTGGAGCGGCTGAAGGATGCCCGTGAGTTCCGCGACGTGCGGGTCTCGCCGATGCTGATGGTCGCCAAGGCCGCCTGCCTGGCGCTGCGGACCAACCCGGAGCTCAACGCCCGCTGGGACGAGGCCGCGCAGGAGATCGTCTACTACGGCGACGTCAACCTCGGGGTGGCCGCCGCGACCCCGCGCGGGCTGCTGGTGCCCAACATCAAGGGCGCCGACCAGATGGGCCTCCTCGAGCTGGCCCGGCACTTCGGCGAACTGACGCGAACGGCCCGGGACGGGCGGACGACCCCGGCGGAACTGCGCGGGGGGACGTTCACCATCACCAACGTCGGCGTGTTCGGCGTCGACGCCGGCACCCCGATCCTCAACAACGGCGAGTCCGGCATCCTCTGCCTCGGTGCGATCTCGCGGCGTCCTTGGGTGGTCGGCCATGGCTCGGAGGAACGGATCGAACCGCGCTGGGTGACCACCCTGGCGGTGTCCTTCGACCATCGACTCGTCGACGGGGAGGGCGGATCGAAGTTCCTCGCCGACGTCGCGCGGCTGCTGGCCGATCCGGCGCTGGCGCTGCTCTTCTGA
- the cobF gene encoding precorrin-6A synthase (deacetylating), producing the protein MVSTVWVIGIGTGDPGLVTYEAAEALRTVDVFLVADKGEVKHDLVEARRALCEHFIGDTHPYRFVEVPDPQRGPDAERDTSAYGAGVRDWHGARVRAYAEIIDDLPADAQIGFLVWGDPAFYDSTLRIVDRLRAECGPFEVRVIPGISAPQLLAARHAIPLNRIGTSIHITTGRRLVEEYVPDLGDVVVMLDGYLTCRELVERYPDLTIYWGAYLGGPHEVLRSGRLADVIDDLVELRGRLREEHGWVMDTYLLRP; encoded by the coding sequence ATGGTCAGCACAGTCTGGGTGATCGGCATCGGCACCGGCGATCCGGGTCTCGTCACGTACGAGGCCGCGGAGGCCCTCCGTACGGTCGACGTCTTCCTCGTCGCCGACAAGGGCGAGGTCAAGCACGACCTGGTCGAGGCCCGGCGCGCACTGTGCGAGCACTTCATCGGCGACACCCACCCCTACCGGTTCGTCGAGGTGCCCGATCCGCAACGCGGTCCCGATGCTGAGCGCGACACCTCGGCGTACGGGGCAGGGGTAAGAGACTGGCACGGAGCACGGGTCCGCGCGTACGCCGAAATCATCGACGACCTACCCGCCGATGCGCAGATCGGGTTCCTCGTGTGGGGCGACCCGGCCTTCTACGACTCCACGCTGCGCATCGTCGACCGGCTGCGTGCGGAGTGCGGCCCCTTCGAGGTGCGGGTGATCCCGGGGATCAGTGCCCCGCAGTTGCTGGCGGCCCGGCATGCCATTCCGCTGAACCGGATCGGCACCTCGATCCACATCACCACCGGCCGGCGGCTGGTCGAGGAGTACGTGCCCGACCTCGGCGATGTCGTCGTCATGCTCGACGGTTACCTCACCTGCCGCGAACTGGTCGAGCGCTACCCCGACCTGACGATCTACTGGGGCGCCTACCTCGGCGGCCCGCACGAGGTACTGCGCAGCGGACGGCTCGCCGACGTGATCGACGACCTGGTGGAACTGCGCGGCCGGCTGCGCGAGGAGCACGGCTGGGTGATGGACACCTACCTGCTGCGTCCCTGA
- the hemG gene encoding protoporphyrinogen oxidase, with the protein METSMSEPVSEPSAATSAHRGGRRTSGHVIVIGGGVAGLVAARDLARAGARVTVIESSDRVGGQVRTVDFADRLVDVGAEAIYVAPPHLSALVRELGLWDGPLGSQPVGSHHGHTLLGHPRGAQQMPAGLGPAGPTRIRPVLRSGMLSLPGLARAGLEPAMARLLPPLAPDQDISVGDFLAGRFGHEVVRRFVDPLLGSLHSGDVYRLSLRGNAPQLVSAAERRTSLIRRQAPRPTTSGPTFITWTAGLQTFVEALASDIEGHGGRIAYGVDVRQIVPAQGRWQVRTSEGGYETDAVVLATPSPVTAALLSPLTGTAEALREQRFASVVNLLVALKADQVFRHAKDRFPLRATRDTNGILLPSDAPWTMKAATFLSTKWPHLRRTTDGRDDNAFLVRISAGRVGRHVVDDLDDQELTATLLDDLHRTTGVRADVLDSRIVRWPSMPQCEVGHPTRVAALRAELAAKLPGLALAGGGVDGMGMASVVRSGQAAAATIATSLATPSH; encoded by the coding sequence ATGGAGACCTCCATGTCCGAACCCGTGTCCGAGCCGTCCGCGGCGACCTCCGCGCACCGGGGCGGCCGCCGCACGTCGGGGCACGTCATCGTCATCGGTGGCGGGGTCGCCGGACTGGTGGCCGCACGGGACCTCGCACGGGCGGGCGCACGGGTCACCGTGATCGAATCCTCCGACCGCGTCGGCGGCCAGGTCCGGACGGTCGACTTCGCCGACCGGCTCGTCGACGTGGGGGCCGAGGCGATCTACGTCGCGCCACCGCACCTCTCCGCCCTCGTCCGCGAGCTCGGCCTGTGGGACGGCCCGCTCGGCTCCCAGCCGGTCGGTTCCCATCACGGTCATACCCTGCTCGGCCACCCACGGGGTGCGCAGCAGATGCCCGCCGGGCTCGGGCCCGCCGGGCCGACCCGGATCCGTCCCGTGCTCAGGTCGGGCATGCTGTCCCTGCCAGGGTTGGCGCGCGCTGGCCTGGAGCCGGCCATGGCCCGTCTCCTCCCGCCGCTGGCCCCCGACCAGGACATCAGCGTCGGGGACTTCCTGGCCGGACGGTTCGGCCACGAGGTCGTCCGCCGCTTCGTCGACCCGCTGCTCGGCAGCCTGCACAGCGGTGACGTCTACCGGCTGTCGCTGCGCGGCAACGCGCCGCAACTGGTCAGCGCCGCCGAGCGCCGCACCTCACTGATCCGCCGGCAGGCGCCGCGACCGACGACCAGCGGCCCCACGTTCATCACCTGGACCGCCGGCCTGCAGACCTTCGTCGAGGCGCTGGCCTCCGACATCGAGGGCCATGGCGGCAGGATCGCGTACGGGGTCGACGTCCGCCAGATCGTCCCGGCACAGGGTCGCTGGCAGGTCCGCACCTCGGAGGGCGGCTACGAGACGGACGCCGTCGTGCTGGCCACGCCGAGCCCCGTGACGGCCGCCCTGCTCTCCCCGCTGACCGGGACTGCGGAGGCGCTGCGGGAACAGCGCTTCGCCTCGGTGGTCAACCTGCTGGTGGCACTGAAGGCCGACCAGGTCTTCCGGCACGCCAAGGACCGTTTCCCGTTGCGGGCGACGCGGGACACGAACGGGATCCTGCTCCCGTCCGATGCCCCGTGGACGATGAAGGCGGCGACCTTCCTCAGCACCAAGTGGCCGCACCTGCGGCGGACCACCGACGGTCGCGACGACAACGCGTTCCTCGTACGGATCTCCGCCGGTCGGGTCGGCCGCCACGTGGTGGACGACCTCGACGACCAGGAGTTGACCGCGACACTGCTCGACGACCTGCACCGCACCACCGGGGTCCGCGCCGACGTGCTGGACTCGCGGATCGTCCGCTGGCCCTCGATGCCGCAGTGCGAGGTGGGCCATCCGACCCGCGTCGCCGCGCTACGGGCGGAGCTCGCCGCCAAGCTGCCGGGGTTGGCCCTTGCCGGCGGCGGCGTGGACGGGATGGGCATGGCGTCGGTGGTCCGCTCCGGGCAGGCGGCGGCCGCCACGATCGCCACCTCGCTGGCCACCCCCAGCCACTGA
- a CDS encoding alpha-ketoacid dehydrogenase subunit beta, with translation MGKALTAGLRAAMAADEKVLVAGEDVGALGGVFRITEGLLDEFGTERVRDTPLGESGIIGTAIGMAMRGWRPVLEIQFDGFVFPGFSQITTQLAHIHSRTGGRVPMPVVVRIPFEGGIGAIEHHSESIESYFIHTPGLKVVSPSSPQDAYWMIQQAVAANDPVIFLEPKRLYHQKGEVDPTAPPRGLFESAVLRPGTDVTLVSYGGTVPTCLEAAKAAGAEGTSLEVIDLRSLSPLDLAPVEASVRKTGRLVVVHEAPQTLGPGAEVAARIQEHCFWSLEAPVLRVTGYDVLYPPSKVERHHIPDLDRILDAVDRSLDY, from the coding sequence ATGGGCAAGGCGCTGACGGCCGGTCTGCGCGCGGCGATGGCCGCGGACGAGAAGGTGCTGGTCGCCGGTGAGGATGTCGGGGCGCTGGGGGGCGTCTTCCGGATCACCGAGGGCCTGCTCGACGAGTTCGGGACCGAACGGGTCCGCGACACCCCGTTGGGGGAGTCCGGCATCATCGGCACCGCGATCGGCATGGCGATGCGGGGCTGGCGGCCGGTGCTGGAGATCCAGTTTGACGGGTTCGTCTTTCCGGGCTTCAGCCAGATCACCACCCAGCTCGCGCACATCCACTCCCGCACCGGCGGGCGGGTGCCGATGCCGGTGGTCGTCCGGATCCCGTTCGAGGGCGGCATCGGCGCGATAGAGCACCACTCGGAGTCGATCGAGAGCTACTTCATCCACACTCCGGGCCTCAAGGTGGTCAGCCCCTCCAGCCCGCAGGACGCGTACTGGATGATCCAGCAGGCCGTCGCCGCGAACGATCCGGTGATCTTCCTCGAGCCCAAGCGGCTCTACCACCAGAAGGGCGAGGTCGACCCGACCGCGCCGCCGCGGGGGCTCTTCGAGTCGGCCGTGCTGCGGCCGGGCACCGACGTCACCCTGGTGTCGTACGGGGGGACGGTGCCGACCTGCCTGGAGGCCGCCAAGGCCGCCGGCGCGGAGGGCACCAGCCTCGAGGTGATCGACCTGCGCAGCCTCTCGCCGCTCGACCTCGCGCCGGTGGAGGCGTCGGTGCGCAAGACCGGCCGCCTGGTCGTGGTGCACGAGGCGCCGCAGACCCTGGGCCCCGGTGCGGAGGTCGCCGCCCGCATCCAGGAGCACTGCTTCTGGTCGTTGGAGGCGCCCGTGCTGCGGGTCACCGGCTACGACGTGCTGTACCCGCCGAGCAAGGTGGAGCGCCACCACATCCCGGACCTGGACCGCATCCTCGACGCCGTCGACCGATCCCTCGACTACTGA
- a CDS encoding thiamine pyrophosphate-dependent dehydrogenase E1 component subunit alpha yields MAVHTPARQGRTNPPGVSGPAVAAATEIRTASLLGADGVRLTDPDLSYGGTDEDIAGLLRDLVLTRRLDTEGTALQRQGQLGLWPPTLGQEAVGAGAMRAMKPADMCFPSYREHGAALVRGVDPVDMMSLWRGVDMGGWDPIATRFNRYSIVIGSHPLHAVGWAMALQAEGATGTGGPDDGAVLAFFGDGASAQGDVNESFVWAASYQAPVVFIVTNNQWAISVPTSRQTIVPLARRGEGFGIPGMRVDGNDVLAVQAATEAALDRARSGQGPQLIEMFTYRLGAHTTSDDPTKYRSHAEEDRWRAKDPIERVRTYLLRAGAIDDAWLQALQTEADDFAADLRARTIALDPPDYADWFDLMYAEQTAELADQQHAYRTYAASFEDHAEDQEGRR; encoded by the coding sequence ATGGCAGTCCACACCCCTGCCCGACAAGGGCGGACGAATCCGCCCGGGGTATCGGGGCCGGCCGTCGCGGCCGCCACCGAGATCCGTACGGCCAGCTTGCTGGGCGCCGACGGCGTACGCCTCACCGACCCCGACCTGTCGTACGGCGGGACGGACGAGGACATCGCCGGGCTGCTCCGCGACCTGGTGCTGACCCGCCGGTTGGACACCGAGGGCACCGCCCTGCAGCGCCAGGGCCAGCTCGGCCTGTGGCCGCCGACGCTGGGCCAGGAGGCCGTCGGGGCCGGGGCGATGCGGGCGATGAAACCCGCCGACATGTGCTTCCCGTCCTACCGGGAACACGGGGCCGCCTTGGTCCGCGGCGTCGATCCGGTCGACATGATGTCGCTGTGGCGCGGTGTCGACATGGGCGGCTGGGACCCCATCGCGACCCGCTTCAACCGGTACTCGATCGTCATCGGTTCGCATCCGCTGCACGCCGTCGGCTGGGCGATGGCGCTGCAGGCGGAGGGGGCGACCGGCACCGGCGGCCCCGACGACGGTGCGGTGCTGGCCTTCTTCGGCGACGGCGCCAGCGCCCAGGGCGACGTGAACGAGTCGTTCGTCTGGGCGGCGAGCTACCAGGCGCCGGTCGTCTTCATCGTGACGAACAACCAGTGGGCCATCTCGGTGCCCACCAGCCGTCAGACCATCGTCCCGCTGGCCCGCCGCGGCGAGGGCTTCGGCATCCCGGGGATGCGGGTCGACGGCAACGACGTGCTGGCCGTGCAGGCGGCCACCGAGGCGGCTCTCGACCGGGCCCGCTCGGGCCAGGGTCCGCAGCTGATCGAGATGTTCACCTACCGGCTGGGCGCGCACACGACGTCGGACGACCCGACGAAGTACCGCTCGCATGCCGAGGAGGACCGCTGGCGGGCGAAGGATCCGATCGAACGGGTGCGCACCTATCTGCTCCGCGCAGGGGCCATCGATGACGCCTGGCTGCAGGCCCTGCAGACCGAGGCCGACGACTTCGCCGCCGACCTGAGGGCCCGCACCATCGCCCTCGATCCGCCGGACTACGCGGACTGGTTCGACCTGATGTACGCCGAGCAGACCGCCGAGTTGGCCGACCAGCAGCACGCCTACCGTACGTACGCCGCCTCGTTCGAGGACCACGCCGAGGACCAGGAGGGCCGTCGATGA